The following proteins come from a genomic window of Rutidosis leptorrhynchoides isolate AG116_Rl617_1_P2 chromosome 10, CSIRO_AGI_Rlap_v1, whole genome shotgun sequence:
- the LOC139872645 gene encoding protein RADIALIS-like 1, with protein MASSSMCSRGSGSWTAKQNKAFEKALAVFDRDTPDRWHNVAKAVGGKTAQEVKQHYDELVEDVKHIESGRVPYPNYRTTGGA; from the coding sequence ATGGCATCTAGCTCAATGTGTTCACGTGGGTCGGGTTCATGGACTGCAAAGCAGAATAAGGCGTTCGAAAAGGCTTTGGCTGTGTTTGACAGGGACACCCCTGACCGATGGCATAATGTCGCTAAGGCTGTTGGTGGCAAAACTGCGCAGGAAGTTAAGCAGCATTATGATGAACTCGTTGAGGATGTTAAGCACATCGAAAGTGGTCGAGTTCCTTACCCTAATTACAGGACCACTGGTGGGGCCTAG